The Corvus hawaiiensis isolate bCorHaw1 chromosome 7, bCorHaw1.pri.cur, whole genome shotgun sequence genome contains a region encoding:
- the MUC13 gene encoding mucin-13 isoform X1: MRRSVFLAVWLSLVLSLLKETTATTSATTPVSATTNTAETTATTSATTPVSATTNTAATGTTSATTVVPTTTSTAETTATTSATTPVSATTNTAETTATTSATTPVSATTNTAETTATTSATTVVPTTTSTAVDFCREYPCGRNLATCISLQSNYTCECQYGFYYSDKNCYRGKVYPATIGVSASYSDSLQTVNSTEYEQVFNSVAAFFKTAFDNLTGYIQTVIVEIQPPKESRNSAPVNVTVTNLFTWNSTVNEASVNSAVQHAINSGGESYVRTYEETTSCAVYQCDTQTTVCEGNMFPECKCKLGLEKTEWDDRSCSACSKNCTAEAHKYCVKEKMGPVCRCMTNFKQEDGNCVACPVGYSGEDCRDNTELILIIVGTVFGAVILSLVIAVSIISVRAKGKRNPEKRSLIQPEYSNTNRSDDRPGMFPRVQTTSGHANPGYQSNNPYEMRSTNRGHFPERDYDDLYEISREPRGFRMQSRY, encoded by the exons AAACCACTGCTACAACATCTGCTACCACTCCCGTGTCGGCAACAACAAACACTGCAG CCACTGGTACAACATCTGCTACCACTGTCGTGCCGACAACGACAAGCACTGCAG AAACCACTGCTACAACATCTGCTACCACTCCCGTGTCGGCAACGACAAACACTGCAG AAACCACTGCTACAACATCTGCTACCACTCCCGTGTCGGCAACGACAAACACTGCAG AAACCACTGCTACAACATCTGCTACCACTGTCGTGCCGACAACGACAAGCACTGCAG TGGACTTCTGCCGTGAATATCCTTGTGGAAGAAATTTGGCTACATGCATTTCCTTACAAAGCAACTATACCTGTGAGTGCCAATATGGATTCTACTACAGCGATAAGAATTGTTACAGAG ggaaagtaTACCCAGCGACCATTGGAGTGAGTGCATCTTACAGTGATAGTCTTCAAACAGTAAATTCCACGGAGTATGAGCAGGTGTTCAACAGTGTAGCAGCATTT TTTAAGACGGCCTTCGACAATCTAACAGGCTACATACAAACTGTCATCGTGGAAATTCA ACCtccaaaagaaagcagaaattctgCTCCAGTGAATGTAACAGTGACAAACCTGTTCACGTGGAACTCAACTGTAAATGAGGCCTCAGTTAATTCTGCAGTACAACATGCAATAAACAGTGGAGGAGAGTCATATGTCCGTACTTACGAAG AGACAACATCTTGTGCTGTTTATCAATGTGATACTCAAACCACGGTGTGTGAAGGGAACATGTTTCCAGAATGCAAATGCAAACTTGGTTTAGAAAAGACAGAATGGGATGATCGTTCTTGTTCAG CTTGCAGTAAAAACTGTACTGCAGAGGCACACAAGTACTGcgtaaaagaaaaaatgggtCCAGTATGCAGATGTATGACTAACTTTAAACAGGAGGATGGAAACTGTGTGGC tTGTCCAGTGGGCTACTCTGGGGAGGATTGCAGGGACA ataCTGAACTCATCCTTATAATCGTGGGCACAGTGTTTGGAGCCGTTATCCTGAGTTTAGTGATAGCAGTCTCTATTATTTCAGTCAG agcaaaaggaaaacgAAAtccagagaagaggagcctgaTACAGCCAGAGTATTCCAACACAAATAGATCTGATGACAGACCGGGCATGTTCCCCAGGGTCCAGACCACttctggccatgcaaacccaggaTATCAGTCAAACAACCCCTATGAGATGCGTTCCACAAATAGAGGTCATTTTCCAGAGAGGGATTATGATGATTTG TACGAAATATCACGGGAGCCTAGGGGCTTTAGGATGCAGAGCAGATATTGA
- the MUC13 gene encoding mucin-13 isoform X2 — translation MRRSVFLAVWLSLVLSLLKETTATTSATTPVSATTNTAETTATTSATTPVSATTNTAATGTTSATTVVPTTTSTAETTATTSATTPVSATTNTAETTATTSATTPVSATTNTAVDFCREYPCGRNLATCISLQSNYTCECQYGFYYSDKNCYRGKVYPATIGVSASYSDSLQTVNSTEYEQVFNSVAAFFKTAFDNLTGYIQTVIVEIQPPKESRNSAPVNVTVTNLFTWNSTVNEASVNSAVQHAINSGGESYVRTYEETTSCAVYQCDTQTTVCEGNMFPECKCKLGLEKTEWDDRSCSACSKNCTAEAHKYCVKEKMGPVCRCMTNFKQEDGNCVACPVGYSGEDCRDNTELILIIVGTVFGAVILSLVIAVSIISVRAKGKRNPEKRSLIQPEYSNTNRSDDRPGMFPRVQTTSGHANPGYQSNNPYEMRSTNRGHFPERDYDDLYEISREPRGFRMQSRY, via the exons AAACCACTGCTACAACATCTGCTACCACTCCCGTGTCGGCAACAACAAACACTGCAG CCACTGGTACAACATCTGCTACCACTGTCGTGCCGACAACGACAAGCACTGCAG AAACCACTGCTACAACATCTGCTACCACTCCCGTGTCGGCAACGACAAACACTGCAG AAACCACTGCTACAACATCTGCTACCACTCCCGTGTCGGCAACGACAAACACTGCAG TGGACTTCTGCCGTGAATATCCTTGTGGAAGAAATTTGGCTACATGCATTTCCTTACAAAGCAACTATACCTGTGAGTGCCAATATGGATTCTACTACAGCGATAAGAATTGTTACAGAG ggaaagtaTACCCAGCGACCATTGGAGTGAGTGCATCTTACAGTGATAGTCTTCAAACAGTAAATTCCACGGAGTATGAGCAGGTGTTCAACAGTGTAGCAGCATTT TTTAAGACGGCCTTCGACAATCTAACAGGCTACATACAAACTGTCATCGTGGAAATTCA ACCtccaaaagaaagcagaaattctgCTCCAGTGAATGTAACAGTGACAAACCTGTTCACGTGGAACTCAACTGTAAATGAGGCCTCAGTTAATTCTGCAGTACAACATGCAATAAACAGTGGAGGAGAGTCATATGTCCGTACTTACGAAG AGACAACATCTTGTGCTGTTTATCAATGTGATACTCAAACCACGGTGTGTGAAGGGAACATGTTTCCAGAATGCAAATGCAAACTTGGTTTAGAAAAGACAGAATGGGATGATCGTTCTTGTTCAG CTTGCAGTAAAAACTGTACTGCAGAGGCACACAAGTACTGcgtaaaagaaaaaatgggtCCAGTATGCAGATGTATGACTAACTTTAAACAGGAGGATGGAAACTGTGTGGC tTGTCCAGTGGGCTACTCTGGGGAGGATTGCAGGGACA ataCTGAACTCATCCTTATAATCGTGGGCACAGTGTTTGGAGCCGTTATCCTGAGTTTAGTGATAGCAGTCTCTATTATTTCAGTCAG agcaaaaggaaaacgAAAtccagagaagaggagcctgaTACAGCCAGAGTATTCCAACACAAATAGATCTGATGACAGACCGGGCATGTTCCCCAGGGTCCAGACCACttctggccatgcaaacccaggaTATCAGTCAAACAACCCCTATGAGATGCGTTCCACAAATAGAGGTCATTTTCCAGAGAGGGATTATGATGATTTG TACGAAATATCACGGGAGCCTAGGGGCTTTAGGATGCAGAGCAGATATTGA
- the MUC13 gene encoding mucin-13 isoform X3: MRRSVFLAVWLSLVLSLLKETTATTSATTPVSATTNTAETTATTSATTPVSATTNTAATGTTSATTVVPTTTSTAETTATTSATTPVSATTNTAVDFCREYPCGRNLATCISLQSNYTCECQYGFYYSDKNCYRGKVYPATIGVSASYSDSLQTVNSTEYEQVFNSVAAFFKTAFDNLTGYIQTVIVEIQPPKESRNSAPVNVTVTNLFTWNSTVNEASVNSAVQHAINSGGESYVRTYEETTSCAVYQCDTQTTVCEGNMFPECKCKLGLEKTEWDDRSCSACSKNCTAEAHKYCVKEKMGPVCRCMTNFKQEDGNCVACPVGYSGEDCRDNTELILIIVGTVFGAVILSLVIAVSIISVRAKGKRNPEKRSLIQPEYSNTNRSDDRPGMFPRVQTTSGHANPGYQSNNPYEMRSTNRGHFPERDYDDLYEISREPRGFRMQSRY, encoded by the exons AAACCACTGCTACAACATCTGCTACCACTCCCGTGTCGGCAACAACAAACACTGCAG CCACTGGTACAACATCTGCTACCACTGTCGTGCCGACAACGACAAGCACTGCAG AAACCACTGCTACAACATCTGCTACCACTCCCGTGTCGGCAACGACAAACACTGCAG TGGACTTCTGCCGTGAATATCCTTGTGGAAGAAATTTGGCTACATGCATTTCCTTACAAAGCAACTATACCTGTGAGTGCCAATATGGATTCTACTACAGCGATAAGAATTGTTACAGAG ggaaagtaTACCCAGCGACCATTGGAGTGAGTGCATCTTACAGTGATAGTCTTCAAACAGTAAATTCCACGGAGTATGAGCAGGTGTTCAACAGTGTAGCAGCATTT TTTAAGACGGCCTTCGACAATCTAACAGGCTACATACAAACTGTCATCGTGGAAATTCA ACCtccaaaagaaagcagaaattctgCTCCAGTGAATGTAACAGTGACAAACCTGTTCACGTGGAACTCAACTGTAAATGAGGCCTCAGTTAATTCTGCAGTACAACATGCAATAAACAGTGGAGGAGAGTCATATGTCCGTACTTACGAAG AGACAACATCTTGTGCTGTTTATCAATGTGATACTCAAACCACGGTGTGTGAAGGGAACATGTTTCCAGAATGCAAATGCAAACTTGGTTTAGAAAAGACAGAATGGGATGATCGTTCTTGTTCAG CTTGCAGTAAAAACTGTACTGCAGAGGCACACAAGTACTGcgtaaaagaaaaaatgggtCCAGTATGCAGATGTATGACTAACTTTAAACAGGAGGATGGAAACTGTGTGGC tTGTCCAGTGGGCTACTCTGGGGAGGATTGCAGGGACA ataCTGAACTCATCCTTATAATCGTGGGCACAGTGTTTGGAGCCGTTATCCTGAGTTTAGTGATAGCAGTCTCTATTATTTCAGTCAG agcaaaaggaaaacgAAAtccagagaagaggagcctgaTACAGCCAGAGTATTCCAACACAAATAGATCTGATGACAGACCGGGCATGTTCCCCAGGGTCCAGACCACttctggccatgcaaacccaggaTATCAGTCAAACAACCCCTATGAGATGCGTTCCACAAATAGAGGTCATTTTCCAGAGAGGGATTATGATGATTTG TACGAAATATCACGGGAGCCTAGGGGCTTTAGGATGCAGAGCAGATATTGA
- the MUC13 gene encoding mucin-13 isoform X4, with amino-acid sequence MRRSVFLAVWLSLVLSLLKETTATTSATTPVSATTNTAETTATTSATTPVSATTNTAETTATTSATTVVPTTTSTAVDFCREYPCGRNLATCISLQSNYTCECQYGFYYSDKNCYRGKVYPATIGVSASYSDSLQTVNSTEYEQVFNSVAAFFKTAFDNLTGYIQTVIVEIQPPKESRNSAPVNVTVTNLFTWNSTVNEASVNSAVQHAINSGGESYVRTYEETTSCAVYQCDTQTTVCEGNMFPECKCKLGLEKTEWDDRSCSACSKNCTAEAHKYCVKEKMGPVCRCMTNFKQEDGNCVACPVGYSGEDCRDNTELILIIVGTVFGAVILSLVIAVSIISVRAKGKRNPEKRSLIQPEYSNTNRSDDRPGMFPRVQTTSGHANPGYQSNNPYEMRSTNRGHFPERDYDDLYEISREPRGFRMQSRY; translated from the exons AAACCACTGCTACAACATCTGCTACCACTCCCGTGTCGGCAACGACAAACACTGCAG AAACCACTGCTACAACATCTGCTACCACTCCCGTGTCGGCAACGACAAACACTGCAG AAACCACTGCTACAACATCTGCTACCACTGTCGTGCCGACAACGACAAGCACTGCAG TGGACTTCTGCCGTGAATATCCTTGTGGAAGAAATTTGGCTACATGCATTTCCTTACAAAGCAACTATACCTGTGAGTGCCAATATGGATTCTACTACAGCGATAAGAATTGTTACAGAG ggaaagtaTACCCAGCGACCATTGGAGTGAGTGCATCTTACAGTGATAGTCTTCAAACAGTAAATTCCACGGAGTATGAGCAGGTGTTCAACAGTGTAGCAGCATTT TTTAAGACGGCCTTCGACAATCTAACAGGCTACATACAAACTGTCATCGTGGAAATTCA ACCtccaaaagaaagcagaaattctgCTCCAGTGAATGTAACAGTGACAAACCTGTTCACGTGGAACTCAACTGTAAATGAGGCCTCAGTTAATTCTGCAGTACAACATGCAATAAACAGTGGAGGAGAGTCATATGTCCGTACTTACGAAG AGACAACATCTTGTGCTGTTTATCAATGTGATACTCAAACCACGGTGTGTGAAGGGAACATGTTTCCAGAATGCAAATGCAAACTTGGTTTAGAAAAGACAGAATGGGATGATCGTTCTTGTTCAG CTTGCAGTAAAAACTGTACTGCAGAGGCACACAAGTACTGcgtaaaagaaaaaatgggtCCAGTATGCAGATGTATGACTAACTTTAAACAGGAGGATGGAAACTGTGTGGC tTGTCCAGTGGGCTACTCTGGGGAGGATTGCAGGGACA ataCTGAACTCATCCTTATAATCGTGGGCACAGTGTTTGGAGCCGTTATCCTGAGTTTAGTGATAGCAGTCTCTATTATTTCAGTCAG agcaaaaggaaaacgAAAtccagagaagaggagcctgaTACAGCCAGAGTATTCCAACACAAATAGATCTGATGACAGACCGGGCATGTTCCCCAGGGTCCAGACCACttctggccatgcaaacccaggaTATCAGTCAAACAACCCCTATGAGATGCGTTCCACAAATAGAGGTCATTTTCCAGAGAGGGATTATGATGATTTG TACGAAATATCACGGGAGCCTAGGGGCTTTAGGATGCAGAGCAGATATTGA